In the genome of Streptomyces sp. Q6, the window GCCGCACGGCGGGGTCGAACCGCCGTGTCCGGGCCATGAGTCGGGCGGCGGCCATCACCGCACCCCCGCCCGGCGGCGCGCCGTGTACGACCAGCCGGTGATCCCCGGCTCGGGGCCGGCGACCTCCCGCGGCGCGTGCGGCACCGCCGCGCCGAGCAGCCCGTGCCGCGCGCAGTACTCGTCGCTGAAGACGGTGTCGAAGTAGCGCTGCGGCCCGTCGGGGAACACGGCGACGATCCGCGTCCCCGCCGCCCGGGTCCGCGCCAGCCACCCGGCGACGAGCGCCACCGCCCCCACGCTCCAGCCGCCGGTCGCGAACTGCCGCCCGGCCAGCTCCCGCGCGCTGCGCACCGCTTCGGCCGGGCCGACCCAGTGGACCTCGTCGAAGGCGGCGTGGTCGACGTTCGAGGGGTGGATGGACGAGCCGAGCCCCCGCATCAGCCGGGGCCCCGCGGGCAGCCCGAAGATCGTCGAGGCGACGGAGTCGACGCCGACCAGCTCCAGGTCCGGCATCCGGTACCGCCCCCGCAGCGCCCGCGCGATCCCCGCCGAATGCCCGCCGGTCCCCACCGCGCACACGAGCACGTCGAACTCCCCCACCTGTTCGGCGAGTTCGGCCGCGAGACCGGTGTACGCGGCCGGGTTGTCGGGGTTGTGGTACTGGTTCGGGCACCAGGACCCGGGCAGTTCCGCCATGAGTTCGGCGACCCGCTCGACCCGCGCCTGCTGCCAGCCGCCCACCGGGTGCGGCGCGGCGACGACGTGGACGCGGGCGCCGTGCGCGGCCAGCATGCGCTCCACGAGGGGTTCGAGCCCGGGGTCGGTGACGACGTGCACGGGGTGCCCGTAGTGCACCCCGGCCAGCGCGAGTCCGAGCCCGAGCGTGCCGGAGGTCGACTCGACGACGGCGCCGCCCGGCCGCAACTCCCCGCGTTCGCGGGCCCGTTCGACCATGTACAGCGCGGCGCGGTCCTTGATGCCGCCGAAGTTGAAGCCTTCGAGTTTGGCCCAGTAGCCGTCGATCGCGAGCACGGGCGTGTTTCCCACGGCGGCCGGGGCGGCCGTGGGCTGAAGCTTTCCGAGCATGGGGTGGTGGTGGCCCTTCGGGTGTTCTGATCCGTCCTTCGGAGGTGCTGAGGCGGGCGGGCCTCAGTTCCGGTCGACGCCGAGGGCGATGAGCAGCCGGTGTCCCGCGGGAGGCGGCGGCGCGCGGCGCGGGCGGGGAGCCGTGGCGTACGCCACCGGCGACCAGGGGCGCCGCCGTGCCGGGCGGCCTGGGGTCCACCAGGACCGTCGGGCCGCTCCCGGTCGCCGGGCTGCGCGGCGGCGACGTGCTGCTCGGCGGGGGCGCACTGGTGGTGGTCGTGATGGGCGACGGCGCCGGTGTCGTACCCCTCGTGGCAGGAGCCGGAGAGGAACAGCGCGCACAGGGCGAGCAGCACGGTCAGCGCCGCCGCTCTCGTCCACCCTCGCCGCACGTCACTCATCGTCCGGACGAGACTACGACGCGTGACGGAACAACGGCAAAAACGAACCGGGCCCGGAATCTCGAAAGATTCCGGGCCCGGTTCTTCAGTAGCGGGGACAGGATTTGAACCTGCGACCTCTGGGTTATGAGCCCAGCGAGCTACCGAGCTGCTCCACCCCGCGCCGTTGAATGCAACTCTACGCCATCAGGAGCAGTGAGGCGAATCCGTTCAGACGGGTCAGGCGGACTGCGCGTGGGTGAGGGTCTCCCAGGCGACGAACAGGTCGTCCGTGCCCTCGGGCCGCTGCTTGCGGGTGAGCGCCTGCGTCTGCGGGAGATCCATCTTCAGCCGCCCCTGGAGGTGGCTGAGCCCCACCTCCGTGTCGGGGCCCATGTCCCGCTGCACCTTCCCGCCGCACAGCCACGCGGGGGCGGCGGCGCCCAGCTGGTACTTGGAGTGGAATTCGAGGGCGGCCGCGAGCCGGTCCTTCACCTCTCCGTACAGGTCGACGCCCTGGTGCCAGGCGGTCTCGGCGATGTGCGAGGTCGCGGCGAGGGAGTAGCTGGCGTGCTTGAAGTTGCGGCAGGTCTCCTGGGCGAGGCCGTTCTTGAAGGTGGACTGCCCGAACCAGTACGTCCGCAGCTCCGCCGGGGTGTCGATGTCGCTGCCGGCCGGCTTCACCGGCAGCGCCCCGTCCGACTCCAGGTAGAAGTAGGCGGGCACCCGCGTACGGAAGTGTCCGACGGCCTTGTCGAAGGCGGCCTGGTCGTTCAGGTAGACGGCCATGCTCATGGTCGCGTCGGCCATGACCAGGTCCCAGTTGCCGTTGAAGTCGGCGGAGCCCGTCTCGACCACCGGCAGGTAGGCCTCCCGCAGCATCCGCTGGAACTTGAGCTCCTCGCCGTCCGGCCAGCCGTCGTACGTGTACTGCATCAGCTCGCCGGCCTTCGCCCAGGAGGTGGCGGCCCAGGCGGTCTGGAGTCCGGCGTTGCCCTCGGTGTGCTCCTTCACGGTGCCCGCCCAGGCGTCCATGATCTGCACGGCCTTGTCCGCGTGGGCCTTCTCGCCGGTGATGTTCCACAGGAGTGCCTGCGTGTAGGCGGCGATGGCGTCCTCGCGCTCCTCGACGCAGCCCTGTCCCGGGCGGGTGTCGGGCGGGCACTCCACCACGTCGTACGGCTTCGCCCTGTAGTCGAGGTCGGCGTACTTGCTGCCGCTCATCTCCTTGTACGCCGACAGCCACGGCTCTTCCTCGCGGGCCACGTGGTCGCGGGCCGAGGTGAGCTGCGCCTTGTCGACCAGGACACCGGGGTGGGCGAAGGGAGCGCCGGAGGGGCGGGGGTCGGGGTGCGCGGCGACGTCCGCGCCGACGGACCCCGCCGACGAGCCGCAGGCGGTCGCCGCCCAGGCGAGGACGGGGACGAGGGTCCCCAGAAGAACGCGTCGCGTCCGCGGGCCCGCTGCCATGCAACACCTCCGGTTCGGTCACTGGAAGCCTGACCTGTGCGGACGGTGGCCGCAGGATCTGTTGCGCCGGTCGGGAGCGGTGCTCGCGTCAAGATTGCTTAAAGCGCCGGTCGTGCGCGGGGCGCCGGGGCGGCTCGGGAGCCGCTCGGGTCGGCGCGCGGGGTGACATACGGGTCGGCGCGCGGGGTGACGTGCGGGCTACAGCCCCCACAGTCCTTTGGCCACGGCCACGCAGCCGCCGACCAGCGCGAGGCCGAGCACCATGCCGCGCAGACCGCGGTCCGGGACCCGGCCGGACAGGCCCCACCCGGCGAGCCCGCCCACGACCAGGGCGCCGCCCGCAGCCCACCACGTCCCGCGGTCGAGGCCGGGCAGCCCGCCCGCCGCGATCGAGACGACGTTCACCACGACCCCGTAGAACTGCGCGTTCGGCACGAACTCCCGCATGGACCAGCCCGCGTTGACGCCGTACAGCGACATCGGCGGCCCGCCCACACCGGCCGCCGCGTTCATGAAGCCGCCCGCTCCCCGGCGGCGACCGCGCCGCCGGTGCCGCCGAGCGCGGGCAGCCGCAGGCCGCGGGCGACCAGGGCCACGGCGAGGCACACCAGCGCGCCGAGGACGATCATCAGGACGGGTTCCGGCAGCCGGGCCGCCGCCCACGTCCCGACCGGAACCGTGCACACGGACGCCGCGACGAACGGCAGCATCGCCCGCAGCCGCACCCGCTGCCAGCTGCCGACCAGGCC includes:
- a CDS encoding cysteine synthase family protein; protein product: MLGKLQPTAAPAAVGNTPVLAIDGYWAKLEGFNFGGIKDRAALYMVERARERGELRPGGAVVESTSGTLGLGLALAGVHYGHPVHVVTDPGLEPLVERMLAAHGARVHVVAAPHPVGGWQQARVERVAELMAELPGSWCPNQYHNPDNPAAYTGLAAELAEQVGEFDVLVCAVGTGGHSAGIARALRGRYRMPDLELVGVDSVASTIFGLPAGPRLMRGLGSSIHPSNVDHAAFDEVHWVGPAEAVRSARELAGRQFATGGWSVGAVALVAGWLARTRAAGTRIVAVFPDGPQRYFDTVFSDEYCARHGLLGAAVPHAPREVAGPEPGITGWSYTARRRAGVR
- a CDS encoding sulfite exporter TauE/SafE family protein — translated: MGGAGELALAVLVAVAGCAQWLTGMGFALIAAPALVLLLGPTDGVLLANCGAGLASCAGLVGSWQRVRLRAMLPFVAASVCTVPVGTWAAARLPEPVLMIVLGALVCLAVALVARGLRLPALGGTGGAVAAGERAAS
- a CDS encoding alginate lyase family protein; translated protein: MAAGPRTRRVLLGTLVPVLAWAATACGSSAGSVGADVAAHPDPRPSGAPFAHPGVLVDKAQLTSARDHVAREEEPWLSAYKEMSGSKYADLDYRAKPYDVVECPPDTRPGQGCVEEREDAIAAYTQALLWNITGEKAHADKAVQIMDAWAGTVKEHTEGNAGLQTAWAATSWAKAGELMQYTYDGWPDGEELKFQRMLREAYLPVVETGSADFNGNWDLVMADATMSMAVYLNDQAAFDKAVGHFRTRVPAYFYLESDGALPVKPAGSDIDTPAELRTYWFGQSTFKNGLAQETCRNFKHASYSLAATSHIAETAWHQGVDLYGEVKDRLAAALEFHSKYQLGAAAPAWLCGGKVQRDMGPDTEVGLSHLQGRLKMDLPQTQALTRKQRPEGTDDLFVAWETLTHAQSA